The genomic segment ttttaaaactTCTGAATTTCAACGAGGTCCACCATTCTATTCTATTCACAAAAGAAtagaatacttttttaaaaatgtcacgtTTCAGATTCAAAATGATCCCAATTTCCAAATATTCAACATTGCCAAAAAGTCCACAATTTCCCTGAACAATCTCCAAAATGAATGAAGAAATGTGAACAATtctgaaatcccccccccccccaaaaaaaaaaaaatcttacatttGGAAATGATTTGAGAGCATTTCAGTCACTCGCTCTATCCTGGTTCACGGGATGCACAAGCCGCTTTGGGTTTCAGGCCTTATCAGCCCCGTCTCACATGTCCGGCTGACTGCCAAAGGTCCAAAGCGTGGCATCAGATGATGTGTAGCGGAATCCTACCGACGGAAGAAACGCTGGCGATGAGCAAATAAAGCAAAATTGACACCGCAACGCTTCCAGGGTTCTCCCTCTCCTTGTTAATGGTGCTCGACCTGCCCTGCGGCGCCACTCTAATGGGGCACGTTTTGCTTTCTATGTTGGctggcgtgtgtgtatgtgtgtccacTCACAGCAGCATGTCTTTGCCCGACCCCGAGAACGCGTCCACCCTGGAGAACGCCATGCAGCTCATGATCCAGACCTTCCACAAGTATTCCGGCAACGAGGGTGACAAATACACGCTGAGCAATGCCGAGCTCAAGGAGATGCTCACCACCGAACTGGGCCAATACCTCGGGGTAAGCAAGTGGACGCTCAACACCATGGTCACGATGGGCAcgattgaaattattatttttttggctatattttctttttcctcttttctgtttttgttcttttctttttttatttcccttCAGTTTGTCTTATTCTCATCTTCAATTTTTTCATTCCTTGTGTTTTACTTCAAATGGATTTGGGTTTAAAAAGATAGACGTACTCTTCTATGCAGCACGCCAAAGATAAGGAGGCGGTGGATAAGGTCATGCGTGAACTGGATTCCAACGGGGATGGCGAGGTGGATTTTACCGAGTTTATCATCC from the Hippocampus zosterae strain Florida chromosome 5, ASM2543408v3, whole genome shotgun sequence genome contains:
- the s100t gene encoding S100 calcium binding protein T isoform X2, whose protein sequence is MGRVRAVFKTGSCSSYSPSYSPLRSPRTLERPAGRRHPVSMSLPDPENASTLENAMQLMIQTFHKYSGNEGDKYTLSNAELKEMLTTELGQYLGHAKDKEAVDKVMRELDSNGDGEVDFTEFIILVGALTVACNDFFLEFNEKPTKKK
- the s100t gene encoding S100 calcium binding protein T isoform X1, which produces MGRVRAVFKTGSCSSYSPSYSPLRSPRTLERPAGRRHPVSSMSLPDPENASTLENAMQLMIQTFHKYSGNEGDKYTLSNAELKEMLTTELGQYLGHAKDKEAVDKVMRELDSNGDGEVDFTEFIILVGALTVACNDFFLEFNEKPTKKK